The Pleurodeles waltl isolate 20211129_DDA chromosome 6, aPleWal1.hap1.20221129, whole genome shotgun sequence genome has a segment encoding these proteins:
- the LOC138301895 gene encoding glucose-6-phosphatase catalytic subunit 1-like, whose protein sequence is MATGMDLLHDSGAQMVQYLQVNYKSSQDWFMFVSFAADLRNTFFVFFPIWFHLCEAVGIKLIWVAVIGDWLNLVFKWILFGQRPYWWVHDTDYYNNTSAPVIEQYPVTCETGPGSPSGHAMGAAGVYYVMVTSLLSIVLKKDTPKFKIWCLRGAVWTGFWVVQICVCLSRIFLAAHFPHQVITGVISGMAVAEAFHHIPSIYKTSLKRYLYTTLFLFAFALGFYIILKALGVDLLWTLEKAKRWCSRPEWIHIDTTPFAGLLRNLGIFCGLGLALNSSMYQESCRGKLGAQVTFRLYCIISCLIVLHLFDSFKPPTKVELLFYVLSFCKSAAVPLVVVGIIPYCVSQALSHQDKKAL, encoded by the exons ATGGCGACCGGCATGGACCTCCTCCACGACTCCGGGGCCCAGATGGTGCAGTACCTCCAGGTGAACTACAAGAGCTCCCAGGATTGGTTCATGTTCGTCTCCTTCGCCGCTGACCTCCGCAACACCTTCTTCGTCTTCTTCCCCATCTGGTTCCACCTGTGCGAGGCAGTGGGCATCAAGCTCATCTGGGTGGCCGTGATCGGAGACTGGCTCAACCTCGTCTTCAAATG GATCCTCTTTGGCCAAAGACCATACTGGTGGGTCCATGACACTGATTATTACAACAACACATCAGCGCCGGTCATCGAGCAGTACCCGGTCACCTGTGAGACTGGTCCAG GGAGTCCCTCTGGTCATGCCATGGGAGCCGCTGGAGTTTACTATGTGATGGTGACGTCACTTCTCTCCATTGTGCTGAAGAAGGACACACCCAAGTTCAAGATCTG GTGCCTCCGCGGTGCTGTCTGGACAGGGTTCTGGGTGGTGCAGATCTGTGTTTGTTTGTCCAGGATATTCCTCGCCGCTCACTTTCCGCATCAAGTCATCACCGGGGTCATTTCAG GCATGGCTGTTGCTGAAGCTTTCCACCACATCCCCTCCATCTACAAGACAAGCCTGAAGAGATACCTCTACACCACCCTCTTCCTCTTCGCCTTTGCCCTGGGTTTCTACATCATTCTGAAAGCCCTGGGTGTGGACCTTCTCTGGACACTGGAGAAAGCCAAGCGCTGGTGCTCGAGGCCCGAGTGGATCCACATCGACACCACCCCCTTTGCCGGCCTGCTCAGGAACCTGGGGATCTTCTGCGGCCTGGGGCTGGCTCTCAACTCAAGTATGTACCAGGAGAGCTGCAGAGGGAAACTAGGGGCGCAGGTGACATTCCGTCTGTACTGTATCATCTCCTGCCTCATCGTCCTCCATCTCTTCGACTCCTTCAAGCCACCAACAAAGGTGGAGCTGCTGTTCTACGTGTTGTCGTTCTGTAAAAGTGCAGCTGTACCACTTGTTGTTGTTGGGATCATCCCATACTGTGTGTCACAGGCTCTGAGCCACCAGGACAAGAAAGCTTTATAG